The Delphinus delphis chromosome 10, mDelDel1.2, whole genome shotgun sequence genome includes a region encoding these proteins:
- the FEZF2 gene encoding fez family zinc finger protein 2: protein MASSASLETMVPPACPRAGASPATSKTLAFSIERIMAKTSEPRAPFEPRPGALEADGGQGKKLLNLCSPLPCMIPLQPLGYEVPSKTLLSYSELWKSSLRAGGGGGGGGGGGGGGGAPVCGASGLCKTNCGVCCKAELGLAPSALPAGRVIKPQVINQAVGLPASGSLYYFNYLDSAAYPPSELLGGHLFPSGLLNAQAPAALAAHPKLFLLENAKLAGLASDKFPHPAPYAHKERLPAPLEQVLKENSALTAERGGVKGHSKLPGGSADGKPKNFTCEVCGKVFNAHYNLTRHMPVHTGARPFVCKVCGKGFRQASTLCRHKIIHTQEKPHKCNQCGKAFNRSSTLNTHIRIHAGYKPFVCEFCGKGFHQKGNYKNHKLTHSGEKQYKCTICNKAFHQVYNLTFHMHTHNDKKPFTCATCGKGFCRNFDLKKHVRKLHDSGGPTTPCTKDLTRTVQS from the exons ATGGCAAGCTCGGCTTCCCTGGAGACCATGGTGCCCCCGGCCTGCCCGCGCGCTGGAGCGTCGCCGGCCACTTCCAAGACGCTGGCCTTCTCCATCGAGCGCATCATGGCTAAGACGTCGGAGCCCCGTGCGCCCTTTGAGCCCCGACCCGGGGCACTGGAGGCGGACGGCGGCCAGGGCAAGAAATTGCTCAACCTCTGCTCACCGCTGCCCTGTATGATCCCCCTCCAGCCCCTAGGCTACGAGGTGCCGTCCAAGACGCTGCTCAGTTACTCTGAGCTCTGGAAAAGCAGCCtccgggcgggcggcggcggcggaggaggaggcggcggcggcggcggcgggggggccCCGGTGTGCGGCGCCAGCGGCTTGTGCAAAACCAACTGTGGCGTGTGCTGCAAGGCCGAGCTGGGCCTGGCGCCGTCTGCGCTACCCGCGGGCAGGGTCATCAAGCCGCAGGTCATCAACCAGGCAGTGGGGCTTCCGGCCAGCGGCTCGCTCTACTACTTCAACTACCTGGACTCTGCCGCGTACCCGCCGTCTGAGCTCCTGGGCGGCCACCTCTTCCCGTCCGGCCTCCTCAACGCACAGGCCCCCGCTGCCCTGGCTGCGCACCCCAAGCTCTTTTTGCTGGAGAACGCCAAGTTGGCCGGCCTGGCCTCAGACAAGTTCCCCCATCCGGCCCCCTATGCCCATAAGGAGCGCCTGCCCGCGCCACTGGAGCAGGTGCTGAAGGAGAACTCAGCCCTGACCGCCGAGCGCGGCGGCGTCAAGGGCCACAGCAAGCTGCCTGGGGGCTCCGCGGACGGCAAGCCCAAAAACTTCACCTGTGAGGTGTGCGGCAAG GTATTTAACGCTCACTATAACCTCACCCGCCACATGCCGGTCCACACCGGAGCCAGACCGTTCGTGTGCAAAGTCTGCGGCAAAGGCTTCCGCCAGGCCAGCACGCTCTGCAGACACAAAATTATCCACACCCAG GAAAAGCCGCATAAATGCAACCAGTGCGGCAAAGCCTTCAACCGCAGCTCCACGCTCAACACACACATTCGCATCCACGCGGGCTACAAGCCCTTCGTCTGTGAATTTTGCGGCAAAGGCTTTCACCAAAAAG GGAACTACAAGAACCACAAGCTGACCCACAGCGGCGAGAAGCAGTACAAATGCACCATCTGCAACAAGGCCTTCCACCAGGTCTACAACCTGACTTTCCACATGCACACCCACAACGACAAGAAGCCTTTCACGTGCGCCACTTGCGGCAAAGGGTTTTGCAGAAACTTTGACTTAAAGAAACACGTGCGCAAACTCCACGACAGCGGGGGTCCCACCACCCCCTGCACAAAGGACCTGACTCGGACAGTGCAGAGCTGA